Part of the Plasmodium knowlesi strain H genome assembly, chromosome: 11 genome is shown below.
TTccataaaggaaagaacTGCAACATCGCATGGGATGTattcatatgtacatatatgtttctATGTATGAATGTTCTTGCGTATGTACATCCTGTGTACATGTACTGTGCGCCCCGCGCAACCATGCGTATGGCTCTACTTAAGAACGGGCGTCGCAGCAATTGAGAGGTCGCTCCGAACACGTTGACGGAGCATTTTCCACATTGTACGTATGCGTTTGGGAAGTCCctaatatattttccccccgTGTGAACATATCTTCTTATGCACCTACCCTTCGTTGCCCCTCGCAGGGATCCATTAAGAGCTTCAAACTAAAGCAGAAATTGGGAAAatgcaggaagaaaaatagacCAGTACCCCACTGGTACAGGCTGAGGAAGGACACAAAAATTAGGTAACACAGAGGAGCGCACATTTTATTACTTCAATAAAGAAGCGTGGAAGAAGTAATTCTGACGCGTGTGAGGAATTAATAACGATCGCGGATAATGCTATCCATgctatttccattttcttttcccgcTCCTATTTAGATATAACACGAAAAGAAGACATTGGAGACGAACAAAATTGGGACTTTAACGGATCTACGGATGgtattctccttttcttgGCGTGACAACATGGATTGAAATATTATCGAGAGAGAGAAGGGTGGTATTCTTTTCCAAGAGAGAACCTTTTTCCACCCCTTTATTTCTGCACAGTTGCTTGTTTGCTGATTAGCAGTTTGTACCTTTTCATTTCGACGTCCTACGCACtgtgcttttccttttttttttttttttttttttttttaaacataaaaggttaaattatatattaaCGGAAAACTTgacaaaaaggaaacgaTAAATTATATGCCGCTTAATGCATGACACATGGAAGAGGACGGCCGTATGGAAAAGGAGGGTGTTCCGCAGCCCTAATTGGGCGAATGAAAACGGAGCAAAGGCGTATATGCGTTTGTTAACGGCTGTGGGGCGGGCCTGTGTGAAGTTGGTTCCTGTTTTATCACCGTagtgataaaaatatattctggCGTAGTAGGTGTCACTTTaatcgaatttttttttttttttttcatgaagaggaaaaactcaaTCACAAGGGGGGGAGGCTGTTGCGTGTGCAGCTGaattgggaaaagaaaaaaaaaataggaaaattttttaaaacacatgTATGATGGTGATATGTATAACCATGCATAGTTCACGCAAGAATGTTACCGTCCACTACTATTCTTCCTTATATTTCATTTAACATTTATGCAAATTGCGAAAAAAGTCTAGATGGAAAATTGCGAATTGTGCGTAATGAACGTGTGCGTATGAATTACGTTCGCATatacgcacatatatgtatatgcgcaTGTGCATTTGTGCGTATGCTCACAGTACTCCCTAAAAGAACATTTCTGCGGAGGTGACAGGGCATTGAGAACACGAAACCCATATAAAAATTCCGACGGTAATGAATTCCCCACGCCCTATGTGTTGCTAAATAGCTTGGACTgattttttgcgttttttttttttctgcagatTGAGAGTTATAGCACTGTGCCACTTGCGCGTGCTCATTTGTGTAAATATATGCGGACGCGTATGCACACTTATACATTTGTTCACATCCCTTGCACGCATATACAcgtgtaaaaggaaaaagaaagaaaaaaaaaaaattctaatcATATTTCAAAACGATAATCTCAATATTTTGCTCTCAACcagaaagaggaagagagTAGTTTctgtcatttttatttatgtaaaaaggggaaagtaatatttttttttttttttttgtacgggcaatttttatcctttacaCTTTTgtctaaaattttttaaaaattgtatattACGGAGCTTAACAGCTTCCTCGCTCCTTTGTTATTGTTAGATCAATAATTtgtcgtttattttttttttccccccccccttttttttgggaacAGCACAACTACAACGATGGTGAGAAGCACAAGCGAAAAGAATGATACGGAGGTCGATAATTTCTCAGTCAACATAAACAACAGCAACGACTTTAACAGAGTACTGAACGAAATTAAGCTAAAAGAATTTCATCGTGAAAAgtcgaaaaaagggaagcagACAAGGAGTAAGGTAAAGGCGAGAAATGGGAACGATGTAGAAAATGACATGGTAATCTTGAACTCGCAGTCAGACAAGAGCACAAGGAGCAAG
Proteins encoded:
- a CDS encoding 60S ribosomal protein L39, putative, encoding MGSIKSFKLKQKLGKCRKKNRPVPHWYRLRKDTKIRYNTKRRHWRRTKLGL